A part of Aegilops tauschii subsp. strangulata cultivar AL8/78 chromosome 2, Aet v6.0, whole genome shotgun sequence genomic DNA contains:
- the LOC109770360 gene encoding fasciclin-like arabinogalactan protein 1, with protein MRRLHLAAAVLAVFLPLAVSAAGGKAAAAKAPVAPPAPPNITAAMAKGGCKAFAALVAASPDAHSTFQSAGDGGVTAFCPSDDAVRSFMPRYKNLSADGKASLLLFHAVPVYYAPRSLKSNNGVMNTLATDGSANNFNFTVQNEGEQVTIKTDASDHAARVKSTVYDKDPIAIYAVDTVLEPVELFEPAESPAPAPAPAPVADAPKAPKKQARHRPVADAPGPAAEDAAPADQRKNSKKSAASAAPCLPWAAVLPVVVAVAAALA; from the coding sequence ATGCGCCGCCtccacctcgccgccgccgtcctcgccgtcTTCCTCCCCCTCGCCGTCTCCGCGGCCGGGGGCAAAGCAGCGGCAGCTAAGGCGCCCGTTGCCCCGCCGGCCCCGCCGAACATCACGGCGGCCATGGCGAAGGGCGGGTGCAAGGCGTTCGCGGCCCTGGTGGCGGCCTCGCCGGACGCGCACTCCACGTTCCAGTCGGCCGGGGACGGCGGCGTGACGGCCTTCTGCCCCAGCGACGACGCCGTGAGGTCCTTCATGCCCAGGTACAAGAACCTCAGCGCCGACGGCAAGGCGTCGCTGCTGCTGTTCCACGCCGTGCCCGTGTACTACGCGCCGCGGAGCCTCAAGTCCAACAACGGCGTCATGAACACGCTCGCCACCGACGGCTCCGccaacaacttcaacttcacggTGCAGAACGAGGGCGAGCAGGTGACCATCAAGACGGACGCCTCCGACCACGCCGCGCGGGTCAAGTCCACCGTCTACGACAAGGACCCCATCGCCATCTACGCCGTGGACACGGTGCTCGAGCCGGTGGAGCTCTTCGAGCCGGCGGAGtccccggcgccggcgccggctccCGCCCCTGTCGCCGACGCGCCCAAGGCCCCCAAGAAGCAGGCGCGCCACCGGCCTGTAGCGGACGCGCCCGGACCGGCCGCCGAGGACGCGGCGCCCGCCGACCAGAGGAAGAACTCTAAGAAGAGCGCGGCGTCCGCCGCCCCGTGTCTGCCATGGGCCGCAGTCCTGCCTGTCGTCGTGGCCGTGGCCGCCGCTCTGGCTTAG
- the LOC109770361 gene encoding RING-H2 finger protein ATL75 — MIAIAGALVAGVAAAATAGMLALASSRGDRGEDATSAVAAPAASQECAVCLSELVGAAGYSGDSEPSSALVRVLSGCGHGFHDECIGRWLLLRPECPLCRCPVVTADSRLARKAVSLAEAAPALSRPARIACGFGDGRVVWTRSPPVAL; from the coding sequence ATGATCGCTATTGCCGGCGCGTTGGTCGCCGGTGTGGCAGCCGCGGCCACGGCGGGGATGCTTGCGTTGGCGTCGTCGCGCGGCGACCGGGGCGAGGATGCCACGAGCGCcgtggcggcgccggcggcgtcCCAGGAGTGCGCGGTGTGCCTGTCGGAGCTGGTCGGAGCGGCGGGATACTCCGGCGACTCCGAGCCATCGTCGGCGCTGGTACGCGTGCTGTCGGGCTGTGGGCACGGGTTCCACGACGAGTGCATCGGCAGGTGGCTGCTGCTGCGCCCCGAGTGCCCGCTCTGCCGCTGCCCCGTGGTCACCGCGGACAGTCGGCTAGCCAGGAAGGCCGTGTCGCTGGCGGAGGCCGCGCCTGCCTTGTCGCGGCCGGCTAGGATCGCGTGCGGCTTCGGCGACGGGAGGGTGGTGTGGACGCGTAGCCCACCCGTGGCATTGTAA
- the LOC109770359 gene encoding uncharacterized protein, producing MASRAIIRRRKYILEHTNGPRLLHSSKFTSGQGTFGCDVEHNTVSHVPQQNSGDSSHEKQQFTLRNRYLLSLSNWFLRRPALGVPLASYESKAHISVFPLGARYFRQSVRAASEKAGQPKSGITNGKSEDQNQPEKEASPEECDQAVEGLSTAKAKAKAMVQEVQKTDQSIIQKFWATLLGIGPALRVIASMSRADWAAKLKHWKEEFVSTLQHYWLGTKLLWADVRISSRLLVKLADGKSLTRRERQQLTRTTADMFRLVPFAVFIIIPFMELLLPVFLKLFPNMLPSTFQDKMKEEEALKRKLKARMEYAKFLQDTAKEMAKEVQTSRSGDIKQTAEDLDKFLDKVRKGGHVPNEEILSFAKLFNDELTLDNINRSRLVNMCKYMGIQPFGTDNYLRFMLRKKLRDIMNDDKMIEAEGVESLSDEELRHACRERGHLDLLSTEEMRHQLKDWLDLSLNQSVPSSLLILSRAFTVSGKMKPEEAVVATLSSLPDEVVGTVGTVLPSEDSVSERKRKLEFIEMQEELIKEEEKEEKAKLDEQEASKEDLALKEMTEPTAREEEELKKSKEHEKNGHLCEISKALAVLASASSVTKEREEFLSLVNKEIELYNTMLEKEGTVDEEEARRAYRVAREESDHAAELVAGGKVSSALIEKVDAMLQKLEKEIDDVDARIGNRWQVLDRDRDGKVTPEEVEAAAGYLKDTMGKEGVQELISNLSKDREGNILVEDIKKMALQTEENSKPEETAR from the exons ATGGCTTCCAGGGCAATCATCAGGAGAAGGAAGTATATTCTTGAGCATACTAATGGGCCTCGCCTATTACATTCATCTAAGTTTACTTCCGGCCAAGGAACATTTGGATGTGATGTTGAGCACAACACTGTATCCCATGTGCCGCAGCAGAATTCGGGGGATTCTAGCCATGAGAAGCAGCAATTTACTTTAAGGAATAGATACCTTTTGAGCCTTAGTAACTGGTTCCTGCGTCGCCCCGCCCTTGGTGTTCCTCTTGCCTCTTATGAATCCAAAGCACATATTTCTGTATTCCCCTTGGGAGCCAGGTATTTCCGGCAGTCAGTCCGCGCAGCGTCAGAAAAAGCTGGGCAGCCAAAATCTGGTATTACGAATGGAAAGAGTGAGGACCAGAACCAACCAGAAAAGGAGGCGTCTCCAGAAGAGTGTGACCAGGCGGTGGAAGGCTTAAGCACTGCAAAGGCTAAAGCCAAAGCAATGGTGCAGGAAGTCCAAAAGACTGACCAATCGATCATACAGAAATTCTGGGCAACACTTCTGGGTATTGGTCCTGCTCTGCGTGTTATTGCTTCAATGAGCAG AGCCGACTGGGCTGCAAAGTTGAAGCATTGGAAGGAAGAATTTGTTTCTACGCTGCAGCATTATTGGCTGGGCACTAAGCTACTGTGGGCAGATGTTAGAATTTCATCAAGATTGTTGGTGAAGCTTGCTGATGGAAAGAGCCTTACAAGGAGAGAGAGGCAACAGCTTACACGCACAACAGCAGACATGTTCAGGCTTGTACCGTTCGCTGTGTTCATCATCATTCCATTCATGGAGCTGTTACTGCCAGTATTCCTGAAGTTGTTCCCAAACATGTTGCCATCCACTTTCCAGGACAAGATGAAAGAAGAG GAGGCATTAAAGAGGAAACTGAAAGCAAGGATGGAATATGCAAAATTCTTGCAAGATACAGCGAAGGAAATGGCAAAAGAAGTGCAAACATCACGTAGTGGGGATATAAAACAGACAGCTGAAGACCTGGATAAATTTTTGGACAAG GTCAGGAAAGGTGGACATGTCCCCAATGAAGAAATTTTGAGCTTTGCAAAGTTGTTTAACGATGAGCTGACTTTGGATAACATTAACAG ATCACGGTTAGTAAACATGTGTAAATATATGGGAATTCAGCCTTTCGGTACAGACAACTACTTGAGATTCATGCTTCGGAAGAAGTTACGAGA CATTATGAATGATGATAAGATGATTGAGGCTGAGGGTGTGGAGTCTCTTTCTGATGAGGAGCTCCGACACGCTTGTCGCGAACGTGGCCACCTTGATTTATTGTCAACAGAGGAGATGCGCCATCAG CTCAAAGACTGGTTGGATTTATCACTCAATCAGTCTGTGCCATCATCTCTTCTGATTCTATCAAG AGCTTTTACTGTATCTGGGAAAATGAAACCTGAGGAGGCTGTTGTAGCAACGTTATCTTCTCTGCCAGATGAAGTTGTGGGTACAGTTGGAACAGTATTGCCTTCTGAAGATTCTGTTTCTGAAAGGAAGAGAAAATTGGAATTCATAGAGATGCAGGAGGAACTTATCAAG GAGgaagagaaagaagaaaaggCAAAGCTAGACGAACAAGAGGCTAGTAAAGAAGATTTGGCTTTGAAGGAAATGACTGAGCCTACTGCTAGGGAAGAAGAGGAACTAAAGAAATCAAAAGAACATGAGAAGAATGGCCACCTTTGTGAAATCAGTAAAGCATTGGCTGTGCTCGCATCTGCTTCT TCTGTTACCAAAGAGCGAGAAGAGTTTCTGAGCCTCGTAAACAAAGAG ATAGAACTATATAACACCATGCTGGAAAAGGAGGGCACAGTGGATGAAGAAGAGGCTAGGAGAGCATATAGGGTGGCCAGGGAGGAATCAGATCATGCTGCAGAGTTGGTTGCAGGAGGAAAAGTTTCTTCAGCATTAATAGAGAAG GTTGATGCCATGCTTCAGAAATTAGAGAAAGAGATTGATGATGTTGATGCACGAATAGGCAACCGCTGGCAGGTGCTTGATAG GGACCGTGACGGCAAGGTGACCCCGGAAGAGGTAGAAGCAGCCGCAGGTTATCTCAAGGACACCATGGGGAAGGAAGGCGTCCAAGAGCTTATCAGCAATCTTTCCAAAGACAGAG AAGGGAACATCCTCGTGGAGGACATCAAGAAGATGGCGTTGCAAACGGAGGAAAACAGCAAGCCAGAAGAAACGGCGCGCTGA